From Sporosarcina sp. 6E9, a single genomic window includes:
- the recJ gene encoding single-stranded-DNA-specific exonuclease RecJ: MNVLIESKNKWMIERPDETVVEKLASALAIPTVHAKILASRGITDPEEAKLFLHMDESAMHDPYLMNDMEKAVTILKNAIENKEKIAIYGDYDADGVTSIAVLSTALEQLGADVFFVIPDRFEHGYGPHKDLFQEIYNKGASVIVTVDNGVSGVDEVAFAKTLGMKVIITDHHEVGEAWPDADAIIHPRHPGGNYPFTDLAGVGVAFKLACALLEEIPFELLEFVAIGTVADLVPLRGENRYFVKEGIRRLRSSRKPAIQALTKIAGTEQSQLTEETIGFMIGPRLNAVGRLGDASPAVDLLKTSDVGIATGLAEKLDALNKERQALVSTITKEAEAIITKMYGNEIPKVFVIAKENWNSGVVGIVASRLTEKYYRPSIVLSIDSEAGIAKGSARSIDGFNMYKELTENATILAGYGGHPMAAGMTVSTENLSLLRENLNRQADAVLSKEQLIPKLSIDVPLTLDEIDVPTLEKLELLRPFGMGFEKPTYLLEDLVAGSVRKIGAAKNHMKLDLTDGGLSLDTIGFGIGDIADQITPNVKLSVVGDLQVNEWNGNKKPQLLVRDILSDEWQLFDLRGIREASRWLHTIPMVDTIYIAFQKPTIELFRPVLNGNPIHLYGEEPASKPANIVLLDIPTNVTLLEEIVKEYSPERIYAHFHVPESRYFDGLPSREQFGWYYSFIKSRGNFDFLQNGEKLAKHKGWRNDSINFMSKVFSELGFVTIKDGLISIAESTEKRDLKEAPAYKERKRQMELEERLLYAPYMELKSWFDTIRSGTNVGEEIHS, from the coding sequence GTGAACGTGTTGATTGAATCGAAAAATAAATGGATGATTGAACGTCCAGATGAAACTGTTGTTGAAAAACTGGCATCTGCATTAGCAATTCCGACAGTGCATGCGAAAATACTTGCCTCTAGAGGAATTACTGATCCAGAAGAAGCAAAATTATTTTTACATATGGATGAATCGGCTATGCACGACCCATATTTGATGAATGACATGGAAAAGGCAGTTACGATACTAAAAAATGCGATAGAAAATAAAGAAAAGATTGCTATTTACGGAGATTACGACGCAGACGGTGTGACCAGTATCGCTGTTTTATCAACGGCACTGGAACAACTTGGAGCGGATGTGTTTTTCGTGATTCCAGATCGATTTGAACATGGATATGGACCGCACAAGGATTTATTCCAAGAAATATACAATAAGGGTGCATCGGTTATTGTTACAGTCGATAACGGCGTTTCTGGCGTAGATGAAGTTGCATTTGCTAAGACTTTAGGTATGAAGGTTATCATTACAGATCATCACGAGGTGGGTGAAGCTTGGCCGGATGCAGATGCTATTATTCATCCACGTCATCCAGGCGGAAACTATCCATTTACAGACCTTGCGGGTGTCGGGGTTGCCTTTAAACTTGCTTGTGCACTACTCGAAGAAATTCCTTTTGAGTTATTGGAATTTGTTGCGATTGGTACAGTTGCCGACCTAGTGCCTCTAAGAGGTGAAAATAGATACTTTGTGAAAGAAGGCATAAGACGTCTTCGCTCGTCGAGAAAACCTGCTATACAAGCGTTAACAAAGATAGCTGGAACGGAACAATCCCAACTCACAGAAGAGACAATCGGTTTTATGATTGGACCGCGTTTAAATGCGGTAGGTCGACTTGGTGATGCCTCACCTGCAGTTGATTTATTGAAAACAAGTGATGTCGGAATTGCAACTGGGCTTGCAGAAAAACTTGATGCTTTAAATAAAGAAAGACAGGCCCTTGTATCTACAATCACCAAAGAAGCCGAAGCAATTATTACGAAGATGTACGGCAATGAAATTCCTAAGGTTTTCGTAATCGCGAAAGAAAATTGGAATTCAGGTGTTGTTGGAATTGTGGCTTCACGCTTAACGGAGAAATATTATCGTCCATCTATTGTTTTGTCGATAGATTCCGAAGCGGGAATTGCAAAAGGTTCGGCAAGAAGCATCGATGGGTTTAATATGTATAAGGAACTAACTGAGAATGCAACTATACTCGCCGGATATGGTGGACATCCGATGGCTGCAGGGATGACTGTATCCACTGAAAATCTTTCATTGTTGCGTGAAAATCTAAATCGTCAAGCTGATGCTGTTTTGAGCAAAGAGCAACTCATACCAAAACTTTCGATTGACGTTCCGTTAACCCTAGATGAAATCGATGTGCCAACGCTCGAGAAACTGGAGTTACTCCGTCCTTTCGGTATGGGTTTTGAAAAACCGACCTATTTACTTGAAGATTTAGTTGCTGGTTCCGTCAGAAAAATCGGCGCAGCAAAAAACCATATGAAACTTGATTTGACCGACGGGGGATTGTCGCTCGACACAATCGGTTTTGGCATTGGTGACATTGCCGATCAAATTACGCCGAATGTAAAATTATCTGTTGTCGGTGATTTACAGGTGAATGAATGGAATGGAAACAAAAAACCGCAACTACTCGTTCGTGATATCTTATCGGATGAATGGCAGTTGTTTGATCTACGTGGAATACGAGAAGCTTCTAGGTGGTTACATACGATTCCAATGGTCGATACTATTTATATTGCATTTCAGAAACCAACCATTGAACTATTCCGTCCTGTATTAAACGGCAATCCGATTCATCTTTATGGTGAAGAGCCAGCATCAAAGCCAGCGAATATTGTTTTGTTGGATATACCGACGAATGTGACATTGTTAGAAGAAATCGTTAAGGAATACAGTCCAGAACGGATTTATGCGCATTTTCATGTTCCCGAATCACGTTACTTCGACGGGTTGCCAAGTCGAGAACAATTCGGCTGGTATTATAGTTTTATCAAAAGTCGGGGAAATTTCGACTTTTTGCAAAATGGTGAAAAACTTGCAAAACATAAAGGCTGGAGAAATGATTCGATTAATTTCATGTCAAAGGTGTTTTCTGAACTAGGATTTGTTACTATTAAGGATGGCTTAATATCCATTGCTGAATCGACCGAAAAACGTGATTTGAAAGAAGCGCCGGCTTATAAAGAGAGAAAAAGGCAAATGGAACTCGAAGAACGGTTACTTTATGCACCATACATGGAATTGAAGTCATGGTTTGATACAATACGCAGCGGCACAAATGTCGGGGAGGAAATTCACTCATGA
- a CDS encoding adenine phosphoribosyltransferase — protein sequence MNLKDYVTVVPNYPKEGISFKDITTIMDNGEAYKFATDEIVKFAKEVETDIIVGPEARGFIIGCPVAYALEIGFAPVRKPGKLPRETISVNYDLEYGTDTLTIHSDAIKPGQRVLIVDDLLATGGTIGATIELVEKLGGVVAGCAFLIELSYLGGREKLSGYDMRALMTY from the coding sequence ATGAATTTAAAAGATTATGTAACAGTTGTCCCAAATTATCCAAAAGAAGGTATCAGTTTTAAAGATATCACGACAATCATGGATAATGGCGAGGCATATAAATTTGCAACGGATGAAATTGTAAAGTTTGCGAAAGAAGTCGAAACTGATATTATTGTAGGGCCTGAAGCACGCGGATTTATCATTGGTTGTCCCGTTGCCTATGCTCTTGAAATCGGCTTTGCGCCTGTGCGTAAACCAGGAAAATTACCGCGTGAAACAATAAGCGTCAATTACGATTTGGAATATGGAACAGATACTTTAACGATTCATAGCGATGCCATTAAACCAGGCCAACGCGTGCTAATCGTAGATGATTTACTCGCTACGGGCGGAACAATTGGCGCAACCATTGAGCTAGTTGAAAAACTTGGTGGCGTAGTTGCAGGTTGTGCATTTTTGATTGAATTGTCTTATTTAGGTGGCCGAGAAAAACTATCTGGATATGACATGCGTGCATTAATGACATACTAA